A single region of the Gilliamella apis genome encodes:
- the purL gene encoding phosphoribosylformylglycinamidine synthase, whose amino-acid sequence MKILAGSSALSAFRINKILSSCREQSIPITNIEAQYIHFIDLSDELTVQQQLTLDKLLQYGPKSAQINVEDKTSKILFLVTPREGTISPWSSKATDIAHNCGLSKIHRIERGIAYYVQASSLLTDCQKNTFLGLIHDRMMETVLNSFEQAELLFKADQPKPVTIIDLLGQGRQALEEANLKLGLALAPDEIDYLVENFQKLNRNPTDIELYMFGQANSEHCRHKIFNADWIIDGVKQPKSLFKMIKNTFEHTPDYVSSAYKDNAAVMDGSKVGRFFADYDSRSYDYHQEYADILMKVETHNHPTAISPWPGAATGSGGEIRDEGATGKGAKPKAGLVGFSVSNLRIPNFEQPWEQDFGKPDRIVSAFDIMMDGPLGGAAFNNEFGRPALLGYFRTYEEKVNSYNGDEVRGYHKPIMLAGGMGNIRREHIQKGEFPIGSKLIVLGGPAMNIGLGGGAASSMTSGQSDADLDFASVQRDNPEMERRCQEVIDRCWQLGDKNPILFIHDVGAGGLSNAMPELVSDGGCGGQFELRKILSDEPGMSPLEIWCNESQERYVLAIHPESLELFDELCKRERTPYAVIGEATINKAVVLHDEHFNNNPIDLPLDVLLGKTPKMFRDVKTSQAQGDHFSTSDINLYDAVKRVLHLPVVAEKTFLITIGDRSVTGMVARDQMVGPWQVPVADCAVTTASLDSYYGEAMSMGERTPVALLNFAASARLAVGEAITNIAATNIGDIKRIKLSANWMAAAGHPGEDAGLYQAVKAIGEELCPALGLAIPVGKDSMSMKTTWQQDGEQKTVTSPLSLVISAFARVEDVRKTVTPQLCTDEDNLLLFIDLSKGHQALGATALAQVYRHLGQRTADVHDAKELAAFYQAIQSLVAQNTLLAYHDRSDGGLLVTLAEMAFAGHCGIDIDINSLGSDVIASLFNEELGAVIQIRNSDLAKVMTCFKQFGLSQAIHTLGIAKTGQQFIIRNNSAVVYSESRLTLRTWWAETTWQMQRLRDNPQCADQEHQAKQNDEDPGLNVHLTFDIAQDIAAPYIVKGVKPKVAVLREQGVNSHVEMAAAFARAGFESIDVHMTDLLSGQVTLNQFNTLVACGGFSYGDVLGAGEGWAKSILFNEQVRHEFEQFFQRNDTLSLGVCNGCQMMSNLKELIPGAELWPRFVRNVSERFEARFSLVQIQSSPSLLFTDMAGSHMPIAVSHGEGQVETYDLAHLTNLENSGLVAARYINHFGQVTEAYPANPNGSPNGITAVTSNDGRATIMMPHPERVFRTVTNSWHPDNWGEDSPWMRIFRNARKQLG is encoded by the coding sequence ATGAAAATTTTAGCTGGTTCTTCTGCTCTATCTGCATTTCGTATTAATAAAATTTTATCCTCTTGTCGTGAACAATCTATCCCTATAACAAATATTGAAGCCCAATATATTCACTTTATTGATTTAAGTGATGAATTAACTGTTCAACAACAATTAACCTTAGATAAGTTGTTACAATATGGTCCCAAAAGTGCGCAAATAAATGTCGAAGATAAAACCAGTAAAATACTCTTTTTAGTTACTCCACGCGAAGGTACTATTTCGCCATGGTCATCTAAAGCTACTGATATTGCACATAATTGTGGATTATCAAAAATCCATCGAATAGAACGAGGTATTGCTTATTATGTGCAAGCTAGTTCTCTGTTAACTGATTGTCAAAAAAATACTTTTTTAGGATTGATACATGACCGAATGATGGAGACCGTATTAAACAGTTTTGAGCAAGCAGAACTATTATTTAAGGCTGACCAACCCAAACCAGTAACAATTATTGATTTGTTAGGACAAGGTCGTCAAGCATTAGAGGAAGCTAATCTAAAATTAGGTTTGGCTTTAGCACCAGATGAAATTGACTATTTGGTTGAGAATTTTCAAAAATTAAACCGTAATCCGACTGACATTGAGCTTTATATGTTTGGTCAAGCAAACTCTGAACATTGTCGTCATAAAATATTTAATGCTGATTGGATTATTGATGGTGTTAAACAACCAAAATCATTATTTAAAATGATCAAAAATACTTTTGAACATACGCCTGATTATGTGTCATCCGCTTATAAGGATAATGCCGCTGTTATGGATGGTTCGAAAGTTGGACGATTCTTTGCTGATTATGATAGTCGAAGTTATGATTATCATCAGGAATATGCTGATATTTTAATGAAGGTGGAAACCCATAATCACCCAACGGCAATATCACCTTGGCCAGGTGCGGCAACCGGTAGTGGCGGTGAAATTCGAGATGAAGGAGCGACAGGAAAAGGAGCTAAACCAAAAGCAGGATTAGTTGGTTTTTCTGTTTCGAACTTACGAATTCCAAATTTTGAACAGCCTTGGGAACAAGATTTTGGTAAACCCGATCGAATTGTTAGTGCGTTTGACATTATGATGGATGGGCCCTTAGGTGGTGCAGCATTTAATAATGAATTTGGTCGTCCAGCTTTACTTGGTTATTTTCGTACTTATGAAGAGAAAGTAAACAGTTATAACGGCGATGAAGTCAGAGGATACCACAAACCGATTATGTTAGCTGGTGGTATGGGCAATATTCGTCGTGAACATATTCAAAAAGGTGAATTTCCTATCGGCTCCAAATTAATTGTATTAGGTGGGCCTGCCATGAATATTGGTTTAGGTGGTGGTGCTGCCTCATCTATGACATCAGGACAATCAGATGCAGATCTTGATTTTGCTTCAGTTCAACGTGATAACCCAGAAATGGAGCGTCGTTGCCAAGAAGTAATAGATCGTTGTTGGCAACTTGGTGATAAAAACCCAATTTTATTTATTCATGATGTTGGTGCTGGTGGTTTGTCCAATGCGATGCCTGAACTAGTTAGTGATGGTGGTTGTGGCGGTCAATTTGAATTGCGCAAAATATTAAGTGACGAACCAGGTATGTCACCGTTAGAAATTTGGTGTAATGAATCACAAGAGCGCTATGTACTAGCTATTCATCCAGAAAGCTTAGAATTGTTTGATGAACTTTGTAAGCGTGAACGTACACCTTATGCAGTAATTGGTGAAGCTACAATTAATAAAGCAGTCGTGTTACATGATGAACATTTTAATAATAATCCAATAGATTTACCGTTAGATGTGCTATTGGGTAAAACGCCAAAAATGTTCCGAGATGTTAAAACTAGCCAAGCACAAGGTGATCATTTTTCAACATCCGATATCAATTTATATGATGCGGTAAAACGAGTATTACATTTGCCAGTTGTGGCGGAAAAAACTTTCTTAATTACCATTGGTGATCGTTCGGTAACAGGTATGGTTGCTCGTGATCAGATGGTAGGACCTTGGCAAGTACCGGTTGCCGATTGCGCGGTGACAACAGCAAGTTTAGACAGTTATTACGGTGAAGCTATGTCAATGGGGGAACGAACTCCTGTTGCCCTGCTTAATTTTGCGGCATCAGCTAGATTAGCGGTTGGTGAAGCGATTACCAATATTGCTGCGACAAATATTGGCGACATTAAACGTATTAAGCTTTCCGCTAACTGGATGGCTGCAGCTGGTCATCCTGGTGAAGATGCTGGTCTTTATCAAGCGGTTAAAGCCATTGGTGAAGAGTTATGTCCTGCTTTAGGATTAGCCATTCCGGTTGGTAAAGACTCTATGTCAATGAAAACAACATGGCAACAAGATGGTGAACAAAAAACGGTAACTTCACCGTTATCATTGGTGATTTCCGCATTTGCTCGAGTTGAAGATGTGCGTAAAACAGTTACCCCACAACTTTGTACAGATGAGGATAATCTATTACTATTTATTGATTTATCTAAAGGTCATCAAGCATTAGGGGCAACAGCATTAGCACAAGTTTATCGTCATCTAGGACAAAGAACAGCTGATGTTCATGATGCTAAAGAATTAGCCGCTTTTTATCAGGCTATCCAAAGTTTAGTTGCGCAAAATACCTTACTTGCTTACCACGACCGTTCTGATGGTGGTTTATTGGTAACCTTAGCAGAAATGGCATTTGCAGGACATTGTGGTATAGATATTGATATTAATTCACTTGGTAGCGATGTTATTGCCTCACTATTTAATGAAGAACTCGGCGCAGTTATTCAAATTCGTAATAGTGATTTAGCAAAAGTCATGACATGCTTTAAGCAGTTTGGTTTATCTCAAGCGATTCATACATTAGGAATAGCTAAAACAGGACAGCAATTTATTATTCGTAATAATAGCGCTGTGGTGTATAGCGAATCGCGATTGACATTAAGAACATGGTGGGCAGAAACCACTTGGCAGATGCAACGCTTACGTGATAACCCACAATGTGCAGATCAAGAACACCAAGCTAAGCAAAATGATGAAGATCCAGGTTTAAATGTTCATCTTACTTTTGATATTGCGCAAGATATTGCTGCACCTTACATAGTCAAAGGCGTGAAGCCTAAAGTTGCAGTTTTACGTGAACAAGGTGTCAATTCACATGTTGAAATGGCAGCAGCATTTGCTCGAGCCGGTTTTGAGTCAATTGATGTTCATATGACGGATTTATTATCAGGTCAAGTGACTTTGAATCAATTTAATACGTTAGTTGCTTGTGGTGGTTTTTCTTATGGCGATGTATTAGGGGCCGGTGAAGGTTGGGCTAAGTCTATTTTATTTAATGAACAGGTTCGTCATGAGTTTGAGCAATTCTTCCAGCGCAATGATACTTTATCGTTAGGTGTTTGTAATGGCTGCCAGATGATGTCGAATTTAAAAGAACTGATACCTGGTGCTGAGTTATGGCCTCGTTTTGTTCGTAATGTATCGGAACGTTTTGAGGCTCGATTTAGTCTAGTTCAAATTCAGTCTAGCCCTTCATTACTTTTTACTGATATGGCTGGATCGCATATGCCGATTGCTGTTTCACATGGTGAAGGTCAAGTTGAAACCTATGATTTAGCGCATTTAACTAATTTAGAAAA
- the glnS gene encoding glutamine--tRNA ligase, producing MSGVLPAENETRPTNFIRQIIDADLAAGKYKTTHTRFPPEPNGYLHIGHAKSICLNFGIAQDYQGKCNLRFDDTNPAKEDIEYVESIKEDVRWLGFQWDGEICYSSDYFDRLYEYAIELINKGLAYVDELSADEIREYRGTLTQAGKNSPYRDRSIEENLALFIQMKEGKFAEGKACLRAKIDMASPFIVMRDPVLYRIKFAEHHQTGNKWCIYPMYDFTHCISDAIENITHSLCTLEFQDNRRLYDWVLDNITIEARPHQYEFSRLNLEYAITSKRKLTQLVSEQIVDGWNDPRMPTVSGLRRRGYTPASIREFCRRIGVTKQENTVEMSTLEFCIREDLNENAPRAMAVLDPVKVVIENFSETLDEVLSMPNHPNRPELGHREVTFTREIYIDRADFREEANKNYKRLVLGKEVRLRNAYVIRAERVEKDVDGNIQTIYCSYDPATLNKNPEDGRKVKGVIHWVSAKFAKPAEIRLYDRLFNTPNPGSAEDFLSTINPNSLIIKHGFVEPSLQKAEAEHAYQFEREGYFCLDSKYATEDNLVFNRTVGLRDSWNEA from the coding sequence ATGAGCGGTGTATTACCGGCAGAGAACGAAACTCGTCCAACTAACTTTATACGTCAAATTATTGATGCAGATCTTGCGGCTGGAAAATATAAAACAACCCATACCCGTTTTCCACCTGAACCTAATGGCTATCTACATATTGGTCATGCAAAATCTATCTGTTTAAATTTCGGAATTGCGCAAGATTATCAGGGTAAATGTAATTTACGCTTTGATGATACCAATCCAGCCAAAGAAGATATCGAATACGTTGAATCTATAAAAGAAGATGTTCGTTGGTTAGGATTCCAATGGGATGGTGAAATTTGTTACTCATCTGACTATTTTGACCGTTTATATGAATATGCAATTGAACTGATTAATAAAGGTCTTGCTTATGTTGATGAGTTGTCTGCTGATGAAATCCGCGAATATCGTGGAACATTAACACAAGCAGGTAAAAATAGCCCTTATCGTGATCGAAGCATTGAAGAAAACCTAGCATTATTCATTCAAATGAAAGAAGGTAAATTTGCAGAAGGTAAAGCCTGCTTAAGAGCAAAAATTGATATGGCTTCACCATTTATTGTTATGCGTGATCCCGTATTATATCGTATAAAATTTGCTGAGCATCACCAAACTGGCAATAAATGGTGTATTTACCCAATGTATGATTTTACACATTGTATCTCGGATGCTATTGAAAATATAACTCATTCACTTTGCACACTTGAGTTTCAAGATAATCGTCGTTTGTACGATTGGGTTTTAGATAATATTACTATTGAAGCAAGACCACATCAGTATGAGTTTTCGAGACTAAATCTTGAATATGCTATTACTTCTAAACGAAAATTAACCCAGTTAGTTTCTGAACAAATTGTTGACGGTTGGAATGACCCTCGGATGCCTACCGTATCGGGTTTGCGTCGCCGTGGTTATACACCGGCATCAATTCGTGAATTTTGTCGTCGAATTGGTGTAACTAAACAAGAAAATACGGTTGAAATGAGTACACTTGAGTTCTGTATTCGTGAAGATCTTAATGAAAATGCGCCACGAGCAATGGCGGTACTTGATCCTGTTAAAGTTGTCATTGAAAACTTTTCGGAAACACTTGATGAAGTACTTAGCATGCCAAATCACCCTAATCGCCCAGAATTAGGTCATCGAGAAGTGACATTCACGCGTGAAATTTATATTGATCGAGCTGATTTTAGGGAAGAAGCAAATAAAAATTATAAGCGTTTAGTATTAGGTAAAGAAGTTCGTTTGCGTAATGCTTATGTGATACGAGCAGAGCGTGTTGAAAAAGATGTGGACGGTAATATTCAAACTATTTATTGTAGTTATGATCCTGCTACATTAAATAAAAATCCTGAAGATGGACGTAAAGTTAAAGGCGTTATTCACTGGGTGTCAGCTAAATTTGCAAAGCCAGCTGAAATTCGTCTTTATGATCGGCTATTTAATACTCCAAATCCAGGTAGTGCAGAGGACTTTTTATCAACTATCAATCCAAATTCATTAATTATTAAACATGGGTTTGTTGAGCCTAGTTTGCAAAAAGCTGAAGCAGAACACGCTTATCAATTTGAACGTGAAGGTTATTTTTGTCTTGATAGTAAATATGCCACTGAAGATAATTTAGTATTTAATCGAACAGTGGGATTAAGAGACAGTTGGAACGAAGCTTAA
- a CDS encoding ATP-binding protein, with protein MKQLLAKPLFFNRRIVFYLVILLSLQCIIAYGALLVFDSLPSSLTDMPDDHLIFRESQRGTVNLIRKHIDENKQRPLQDVVNELQPSFGYPIKVLPEQTILSHSVKKELEKLGFAYDGDDEVVYIDLKDGHLLQLGPILMRDILESNTMSLSVFLIIWALFSAIIFFILIYFAFSAVWKDLVNIRQTAEQLGQGNLKARTENVKGWLFKPLANVLNNMGTQIEHLVSTNQTISHAMAHELRTPLARMRFELSMLEESSDEHEKALLQKGMSDDIDELETLINASLNYFKMQQSNIELNLTNVSLKEWGEKVCQSLALFKPEGFELVCNSQDVEAKIDINLVETMVKNLLLNAFKYATHKAVLNITKQDHRVILEIDDDGTGIPFDAREKIFMPFARLDTSRTRSTGGYGLGLAYVKLMAEFHDGKAFVVTSPLGGARFVVSIKSGDE; from the coding sequence TTGAAACAATTATTAGCTAAACCGCTATTCTTCAATCGCCGCATCGTCTTTTACCTTGTTATTTTGCTTTCGTTACAATGTATTATTGCTTATGGTGCATTATTGGTGTTTGACTCATTACCTTCGTCTTTAACTGATATGCCCGATGATCATCTTATTTTTCGTGAATCACAACGCGGAACTGTCAACTTAATTCGTAAACACATTGATGAAAATAAGCAACGTCCATTGCAAGATGTAGTTAATGAATTACAGCCTTCTTTTGGTTATCCAATAAAAGTTTTACCAGAACAGACTATCTTGTCTCATTCCGTTAAAAAAGAGTTAGAAAAACTCGGTTTTGCTTATGATGGTGATGACGAGGTTGTCTATATTGATTTAAAGGATGGACATCTATTGCAACTAGGTCCGATTTTAATGCGAGATATATTAGAATCGAATACCATGTCGTTGAGTGTATTTCTTATTATTTGGGCCTTGTTTAGTGCCATTATCTTTTTTATTTTAATCTATTTTGCTTTTAGTGCCGTTTGGAAAGATTTGGTTAATATTCGCCAAACCGCAGAGCAATTGGGACAAGGAAATTTAAAAGCGCGTACTGAAAATGTAAAAGGTTGGTTATTTAAACCGTTAGCTAATGTACTTAATAACATGGGGACTCAGATAGAACATTTAGTTAGTACCAACCAAACGATTTCACATGCGATGGCTCATGAACTACGTACGCCACTTGCACGGATGCGATTTGAGTTAAGTATGCTTGAAGAGTCCAGCGATGAGCATGAAAAAGCGTTACTGCAAAAAGGAATGAGCGATGATATTGACGAACTTGAAACGCTAATAAATGCCAGCTTGAATTATTTCAAAATGCAGCAGAGTAACATCGAATTAAATCTTACTAATGTATCGTTGAAAGAGTGGGGCGAAAAAGTTTGTCAATCATTAGCACTATTTAAACCAGAAGGGTTTGAGCTAGTTTGTAATAGTCAAGATGTAGAAGCCAAAATTGATATTAATTTGGTTGAAACCATGGTCAAAAATTTACTACTCAATGCGTTTAAATATGCTACACATAAAGCTGTGTTGAATATCACGAAACAGGATCATCGAGTGATTTTAGAGATTGATGATGATGGGACTGGTATTCCTTTTGATGCTCGTGAAAAAATTTTTATGCCTTTTGCTCGACTTGATACTAGCCGCACACGTTCAACCGGCGGATATGGGTTAGGGCTTGCTTATGTAAAATTAATGGCTGAATTTCATGACGGTAAAGCATTCGTGGTGACTAGCCCATTAGGGGGTGCTAGATTTGTGGTTTCGATAAAATCAGGTGATGAATAA
- a CDS encoding response regulator transcription factor → MSERILIIEDDERLANLIQVYLIRQGYMVDWHNSGAGAEEKIQQINPDLVILDVMLPEKSGFDICRDIRSWFTNYILIMTASEDNIDEIVGLELGADDYLAKPIEPRLLLARIRALLRRKQIETDKESYKELITSFNNNTLVFDNLVIDGENRRVLLDGQDIDLTTAEFDLLWLLANNAGKILSRDDIFSQVRGIDFDGSDRSIDARISRLRRKLLDDPDNSSRIKTVRGKGYLFMREGENH, encoded by the coding sequence ATGAGTGAACGTATATTAATCATCGAAGATGATGAAAGATTAGCCAATTTAATCCAAGTTTATTTAATCCGTCAGGGGTATATGGTTGATTGGCATAATAGTGGTGCAGGTGCCGAAGAAAAAATACAACAGATCAATCCTGATTTAGTTATTTTAGATGTCATGCTGCCAGAAAAATCTGGATTTGATATATGTCGAGATATACGTTCGTGGTTTACAAACTATATTCTGATTATGACCGCGAGTGAAGACAATATTGATGAAATTGTTGGTTTAGAGTTAGGTGCAGATGATTATCTAGCTAAACCTATAGAACCGCGGTTATTACTTGCTCGTATTCGTGCATTGTTGCGACGAAAACAGATCGAAACCGATAAAGAAAGCTATAAGGAGCTAATAACTTCGTTTAACAATAATACTCTGGTCTTTGATAATTTGGTTATTGATGGTGAAAATCGAAGAGTGTTATTAGATGGGCAAGATATCGATTTGACTACGGCAGAATTTGATTTACTTTGGTTATTAGCAAATAACGCCGGTAAGATTTTATCGCGAGACGATATATTTTCTCAAGTAAGAGGTATTGATTTTGATGGTAGCGATCGTTCTATTGATGCGCGCATTTCTCGATTACGGCGCAAATTACTAGATGATCCTGACAACTCATCACGGATCAAAACCGTGCGTGGAAAAGGCTATTTATTTATGCGTGAAGGGGAAAATCATTGA
- a CDS encoding MtnX-like HAD-IB family phosphatase, whose product MNTFSSITNHLFQPSYTHHQNPIILCDFDGTISVKDVTDTLLSQFGQDGCDELEELWVSGKIGSQECMSKQIALMDASLEELNQALAKIEIDDNFKAFIDYTEKNHIPVHVVSDGLDYAIQFVLKHHGIENLPIYANKLMHNNQRSWRLEFPFANKNCIKQSGNCKCNHVKQQQHFPQILYVGDGTSDFCVSHHVDLVFAKDKLINYCEKNNIKHSAIESFADVTAALKQMQQTLIPVMAVK is encoded by the coding sequence ATGAATACTTTTTCATCAATTACTAATCATCTTTTTCAGCCATCTTATACTCACCACCAAAACCCTATTATTTTATGTGATTTTGATGGCACAATTAGTGTTAAAGATGTTACTGATACTTTACTTAGTCAATTTGGTCAAGATGGTTGTGATGAACTTGAAGAGTTATGGGTTAGTGGCAAAATCGGCTCTCAAGAATGTATGAGTAAACAGATTGCATTAATGGATGCTAGCCTAGAGGAACTCAATCAAGCATTAGCAAAAATTGAAATTGATGATAATTTTAAAGCATTTATTGATTACACTGAAAAAAATCATATTCCAGTTCATGTAGTTAGTGACGGCTTAGATTATGCTATTCAGTTTGTGTTAAAACACCATGGTATTGAGAATTTACCTATTTATGCCAATAAGTTAATGCATAATAATCAACGAAGTTGGCGCCTGGAGTTCCCATTTGCCAATAAAAATTGTATTAAACAAAGCGGTAACTGCAAATGCAATCATGTTAAACAACAGCAACATTTTCCTCAGATACTGTATGTTGGTGATGGTACGTCCGATTTTTGCGTTTCTCATCATGTCGATCTTGTTTTCGCCAAAGATAAGTTGATTAATTATTGCGAAAAAAACAATATTAAACACAGTGCTATTGAGAGTTTTGCTGATGTAACCGCAGCATTAAAACAGATGCAACAAACACTAATTCCAGTCATGGCGGTAAAATAA
- a CDS encoding alpha/beta hydrolase, whose amino-acid sequence MSTIEDLSYFLPGNKNGVLLIHGLTGTPNEMRILANGLHKAGFTVYAIQLAGHCGTEADLCKTTWQDWYKSVQDGADYLAQHVDNLFVAGLSMGALLALKLAADRPNQVKGVGVLAPTFSYDGWSMPFWAKKFFFLLVYFKKLGIFQKVSFIEKPPYGLKDERIRAVVSESMLSGDAASAGLAGNPFPALAEMQLLAKHMRQELPKVTSPCLIMHSGNDDIANIETNAKLVEKHVSGPKQLIVLNDSYHLITIDSQRREVIKECASFFNHIVEGNQA is encoded by the coding sequence ATGAGTACAATTGAAGATTTATCTTATTTTTTACCTGGTAATAAAAATGGTGTGCTATTAATTCACGGTTTAACTGGTACACCAAATGAAATGCGTATTTTAGCCAATGGTTTACATAAAGCTGGATTTACTGTGTATGCAATACAGTTAGCTGGTCACTGTGGTACAGAAGCAGATCTATGTAAAACAACTTGGCAAGATTGGTATAAAAGTGTTCAAGATGGTGCTGATTATTTAGCTCAACATGTTGATAATCTGTTTGTCGCAGGTTTATCTATGGGCGCATTATTAGCGTTAAAATTAGCTGCCGATCGTCCCAATCAAGTGAAAGGTGTTGGTGTTTTAGCACCTACTTTTTCTTATGATGGCTGGAGCATGCCATTTTGGGCTAAAAAATTCTTCTTTTTATTAGTCTATTTCAAAAAACTTGGTATTTTTCAAAAAGTATCTTTTATTGAAAAACCACCTTATGGCCTTAAGGATGAGCGGATTCGGGCTGTTGTGTCTGAAAGCATGTTAAGTGGTGACGCCGCCTCTGCAGGACTGGCAGGTAACCCTTTCCCAGCTTTAGCTGAAATGCAGTTATTGGCTAAACATATGCGTCAGGAGTTACCTAAAGTTACCTCACCGTGTTTAATTATGCATTCAGGCAATGATGACATTGCCAATATTGAAACAAATGCAAAATTAGTTGAAAAACACGTTTCCGGCCCAAAACAGTTAATCGTATTAAATGATAGTTATCATTTAATTACCATTGATAGCCAACGCCGAGAAGTGATTAAAGAATGTGCTTCATTCTTTAATCATATTGTAGAAGGAAATCAAGCATAA
- a CDS encoding EamA family transporter has product MSSLVIFLWVSNICFDTLGQVAFKYAAISPTNRDGWYYWLDLAKNHWIWVGIASYIAEFLLWLAFLTLVPLSQGVLLASFNIITIMLVGRILFKELLTLYRIIGMLLITAGVIFVGMS; this is encoded by the coding sequence ATGTCATCCTTAGTTATTTTTCTTTGGGTTAGTAATATCTGTTTTGATACTTTAGGACAAGTTGCCTTTAAATATGCTGCAATATCACCGACCAATCGAGATGGTTGGTATTACTGGTTGGATTTGGCTAAAAATCATTGGATTTGGGTAGGAATAGCATCTTACATTGCTGAATTTTTATTGTGGCTAGCCTTTTTAACTTTAGTGCCACTATCTCAAGGAGTATTACTGGCCTCATTTAATATTATTACTATTATGTTAGTTGGTCGAATTCTTTTCAAAGAATTACTCACTCTTTATCGCATTATTGGTATGTTATTAATAACTGCTGGTGTTATTTTTGTGGGAATGTCTTAA
- a CDS encoding DMT family transporter produces MAKFYLIGFTVLLMFDTIAQCSFKLAAEHAQPLAMSVEWIIRVFSGHWIYVSIAGYIFTFFTWMTLLKKAPVGPAFAASHFEVVTVMIASVWLFNEPITLFKLIGTILIVSGIMFLALAESKLTNKNSHNSY; encoded by the coding sequence ATGGCTAAGTTTTATTTGATTGGTTTTACCGTATTATTAATGTTTGATACCATTGCCCAGTGCAGCTTCAAATTGGCTGCTGAGCATGCACAACCTCTTGCGATGAGTGTTGAATGGATTATTAGGGTTTTTTCTGGCCATTGGATCTATGTATCAATTGCAGGTTATATTTTTACTTTCTTCACTTGGATGACTTTATTAAAAAAAGCGCCTGTCGGACCAGCTTTTGCGGCATCTCATTTCGAAGTCGTCACGGTAATGATTGCATCAGTTTGGTTATTTAATGAACCAATAACGTTATTTAAGTTAATTGGAACAATATTGATTGTTTCAGGAATTATGTTTCTGGCATTGGCGGAAAGTAAACTAACCAACAAAAACAGTCATAACAGTTATTAA